The proteins below come from a single Methyloprofundus sedimenti genomic window:
- a CDS encoding spermine/spermidine synthase domain-containing protein, which translates to MYKYNGLLIHQEQDEQGLIEIVETDGVRALHFGTYPRQSSMLTDTPNELHSKYIRAMMVWLLFKEQPENVLMIGVGGGLLSKYLLFQFPQCRIKAIEFRQAIIKIARRFFALPLDPRLKVKIGDGAHYIKQQSQKMPEQHDLIIIDAFDDEGMADTMQGISLFSACKELLTDHGLLVINLWGTDKDLFRQISWEMSSTFDGKVLFLPVRGRGNIIAIAFADGVGTFSMKTLKARAKLLDEQYQIEFLDFIKDLKRNNSKELKRVIKA; encoded by the coding sequence ATGTACAAATACAACGGTCTACTCATCCACCAAGAGCAAGATGAGCAAGGCCTAATTGAAATTGTCGAAACTGACGGCGTACGTGCTTTACATTTTGGTACGTATCCCAGGCAAAGTAGTATGCTTACTGATACACCCAATGAGTTACATTCAAAATATATCAGAGCGATGATGGTATGGCTTTTATTTAAAGAGCAGCCTGAGAATGTTTTGATGATTGGAGTGGGCGGGGGGTTATTAAGTAAATATTTACTCTTTCAATTTCCTCAATGCCGGATAAAAGCGATAGAGTTTCGTCAGGCAATCATCAAAATTGCCCGGCGTTTTTTTGCTTTACCCCTTGATCCTCGCTTAAAAGTTAAAATAGGCGATGGGGCTCATTATATCAAGCAACAAAGTCAAAAAATGCCGGAACAACATGATTTAATTATCATTGATGCCTTTGATGATGAAGGTATGGCTGATACCATGCAAGGGATCAGTCTATTTTCGGCTTGTAAGGAATTGCTCACCGATCACGGATTATTAGTGATAAATTTATGGGGAACCGATAAGGATTTATTTAGGCAAATAAGTTGGGAGATGAGCTCAACTTTTGACGGGAAGGTGTTGTTTTTACCAGTGCGCGGACGAGGTAATATCATCGCTATTGCCTTTGCGGATGGGGTGGGTACTTTCTCAATGAAAACATTAAAGGCACGAGCAAAGCTGCTTGATGAACAGTATCAAATTGAATTTTTAGATTTTATTAAAGATTTAAAAAGAAACAATAGTAAAGAATTAAAACGAGTAATAAAAGCATGA
- a CDS encoding YgiQ family radical SAM protein, giving the protein MNIFDAKHIFSYRKYWAQRFGTAQELPMSKAEMDILGWDSCDVILVTGDAYIDHPSFGMALIGRVLEAQGFRVGILSQPDWQSAEDFTRLGRPNLFFGVTGGNMDSMVNRYTADKKIRSNDAYTANGEGGKRPDRAVNVYSHRCREAYKDVPIIIGGIEASLRRIAHYDYWSDKVRKSVLLDSKADLLVYGNAERQITEIAHRLAAGELITDLKGIRGTVHFVKQVPAGWTVKDSSDIDTPGKVIKPKNPYLMEEESVCAEKQSEAQAKEPKSSKISNEQRAKTVIRLPDFDTVKDDPIQYAHASRVMHGETNPGNARPLLQKHMQRYIWVNPPPIPLTMSEMDGVFDLSYSRLPHTGYGKANIPAFEMIQHSVNIMRGCFGGCSFCSITEHEGRIIQSRSEDSIIKEIEAIRDTSPNFTGHISDLGGPTANMYRLACKDEKIEQACRRPSCVFPGICENLNTDHTPLIKLYRRARALPGIKKILIASGLRYDLAVESPEYVKELVTHHVGGYLKIAPEHTEQGPLSKMMKPGMGSYDSFKQMFEKYSKEAGKEQYLIPYFIAAHPGTEDLDMLNLALWLKRHDFRADQVQAFLPSPMSIATAMYHSGKDTLNKVSRREVSNMTIPKGIKQRRLHKAFLRYHDPKNWPLLREALKNMGRADLIGNGKQQLIPNWQPKEGGKDDRIKGKGNTFRTQRVDNNPRRAPAKKSYNKTR; this is encoded by the coding sequence ATGAACATATTTGACGCCAAACATATCTTTTCCTACCGGAAATATTGGGCGCAACGTTTTGGAACGGCACAAGAATTGCCAATGAGCAAAGCAGAAATGGATATTCTGGGCTGGGATAGTTGCGATGTCATTTTAGTGACCGGGGATGCTTATATAGATCACCCGAGTTTTGGCATGGCTCTGATTGGTCGAGTACTGGAAGCTCAGGGCTTTCGTGTAGGTATTCTTTCCCAGCCCGATTGGCAAAGCGCGGAGGATTTTACTCGCTTAGGCCGGCCTAATTTGTTTTTTGGTGTAACTGGGGGCAATATGGACTCCATGGTCAACCGCTACACAGCCGATAAGAAAATTCGTTCTAATGATGCCTATACTGCAAACGGTGAGGGTGGCAAACGACCCGATAGAGCGGTCAATGTATATTCCCACCGATGCCGTGAAGCCTATAAAGATGTGCCGATTATTATTGGTGGTATCGAAGCGAGTTTAAGGCGTATTGCACACTATGATTACTGGTCAGATAAAGTCAGAAAATCAGTTTTACTGGATTCCAAAGCTGACTTATTGGTGTATGGAAATGCGGAACGTCAAATTACCGAAATTGCACATCGTTTGGCAGCAGGAGAATTGATTACTGATTTAAAAGGTATACGCGGCACAGTACATTTTGTAAAACAAGTGCCGGCTGGCTGGACTGTTAAAGACTCTTCCGATATTGATACACCGGGAAAAGTCATTAAACCGAAAAATCCCTATTTAATGGAAGAAGAGTCGGTTTGTGCAGAGAAACAATCAGAAGCACAGGCAAAAGAGCCTAAAAGCTCAAAAATTAGTAACGAGCAACGTGCAAAGACTGTGATTCGTCTACCTGATTTTGATACCGTCAAAGATGATCCGATACAATATGCCCATGCCTCACGCGTGATGCATGGTGAGACGAATCCAGGCAATGCACGGCCTTTATTGCAAAAACACATGCAACGCTATATTTGGGTAAATCCGCCGCCTATACCGCTCACCATGAGTGAAATGGATGGCGTATTTGATTTATCCTATTCACGTTTGCCGCATACAGGATATGGGAAAGCCAACATACCTGCGTTTGAAATGATTCAGCATTCAGTGAACATCATGCGCGGATGTTTTGGTGGCTGTTCGTTTTGTTCGATAACCGAGCATGAAGGACGTATTATTCAAAGCCGTTCAGAAGACTCGATTATCAAAGAAATTGAAGCGATTAGAGATACTTCGCCTAACTTTACTGGGCATATATCCGACTTGGGTGGGCCTACGGCGAATATGTATCGCCTGGCTTGTAAAGATGAAAAGATAGAGCAAGCCTGTCGCAGGCCTTCCTGTGTATTCCCGGGTATTTGTGAAAACCTGAATACTGATCATACCCCGTTAATTAAACTATACCGGCGTGCACGAGCCTTACCGGGAATTAAGAAAATATTAATCGCATCAGGGTTACGCTACGATCTGGCTGTTGAATCACCTGAATATGTTAAAGAGCTGGTTACCCATCATGTTGGTGGTTATTTAAAAATTGCACCGGAACATACTGAGCAAGGTCCTTTATCTAAAATGATGAAACCAGGTATGGGCAGCTATGACTCATTCAAACAAATGTTTGAGAAATATTCGAAGGAAGCCGGCAAAGAACAATATCTTATCCCTTATTTTATTGCAGCACACCCCGGTACAGAAGATCTGGATATGCTTAACCTTGCATTATGGTTAAAGCGGCATGATTTCCGAGCTGATCAGGTACAGGCCTTTTTGCCTTCACCGATGTCAATTGCTACCGCGATGTACCATTCAGGTAAAGATACCTTGAATAAAGTAAGTCGTAGGGAAGTATCCAATATGACTATTCCCAAAGGTATAAAACAACGCCGTTTGCATAAAGCTTTTTTACGTTACCACGACCCCAAAAACTGGCCGTTACTGAGAGAAGCTCTGAAAAATATGGGGCGCGCAGATTTAATTGGCAATGGTAAGCAACAGCTTATTCCCAATTGGCAACCTAAAGAAGGAGGGAAAGATGACAGAATTAAGGGTAAAGGGAATACTTTTAGAACTCAGAGGGTAGATAATAACCCACGCCGCGCACCTGCGAAAAAAAGCTATAATAAAACCAGATAA
- a CDS encoding esterase family protein: protein MNREYHKWWSEHLQRDMELLIFGHAGAKVLVFPTRGGRFYEYEQLGMVNALQNKIDQGCLQLYCIDSVDTESFYCWWAHPHGRIERQKNYEAYVLQEVFPFMQHKNQFDCVISHGLSLGAFQAANIAFRHPQLFKKLVAFSGRYDLTLDVDCFKNLFDGYYNEDIYFNTPTHFLPNLDCAWHIDHLRAMDITLVIGEQDPFLDNNHHLSSILASKGVSHKLQHWHERAHSGRYWRQMAPLFV from the coding sequence ATGAATCGTGAATATCACAAATGGTGGAGTGAGCATTTACAACGTGATATGGAATTACTGATTTTTGGTCATGCAGGTGCAAAAGTGCTGGTATTTCCTACCCGGGGCGGGCGCTTTTATGAATATGAACAACTGGGTATGGTCAACGCCTTACAAAATAAAATCGACCAAGGGTGCTTGCAATTATATTGCATTGATAGTGTGGATACAGAAAGTTTTTATTGCTGGTGGGCACATCCCCATGGGCGTATAGAACGCCAAAAAAACTATGAAGCTTATGTTTTGCAGGAAGTGTTTCCTTTTATGCAGCATAAAAATCAGTTTGATTGTGTAATTTCGCATGGCCTAAGTTTAGGTGCTTTCCAGGCTGCAAATATTGCCTTTCGTCACCCTCAGCTATTTAAAAAACTGGTCGCCTTTTCAGGGCGTTACGATTTAACACTTGATGTCGATTGCTTTAAGAATCTGTTCGATGGATATTACAACGAGGATATTTACTTTAATACCCCTACCCATTTTTTGCCGAATCTTGATTGCGCCTGGCATATAGACCATTTAAGGGCAATGGATATTACTTTGGTGATTGGTGAGCAAGACCCTTTTCTGGATAACAACCACCATTTGAGCTCAATTTTAGCCAGCAAAGGCGTTAGCCATAAACTACAGCACTGGCATGAAAGAGCACATAGTGGCCGTTATTGGCGACAAATGGCGCCTTTATTTGTTTAA
- a CDS encoding acetylxylan esterase has protein sequence MSDTYEFDPTYGYKLKQLLQIKPPREPAGFDTFWQKRYQDALSLQAMPQIKDTGKNHSGWRIFDVSYLSTGQFNIRGWLLLPESGVFKRGFIIGHGYGGRDTPDFHLPFKDAALLFPCSRGLSLSSHKSISTDPKWHVLHNIDTLNQYIIGGCVEDIWLGVSAILRLFPQLSGHLGYLGISFSGGIGALALAYEQRIARGHFNVPTFGHHPLRLRLPTIGSALSQQQFYCMHKKQTLKVLGYYDAATAAKRIRMPVHYACALYDPCVAPPGQFTIYNATHKYKRLFVLNAGHFDYPEREQQEQQLLQEIDDFFKPLDKPN, from the coding sequence ATGTCTGATACCTACGAGTTTGACCCCACTTATGGTTATAAATTAAAACAATTACTACAAATAAAACCACCCAGAGAACCAGCTGGATTTGATACATTTTGGCAAAAGCGTTATCAGGATGCTTTAAGCCTGCAGGCAATGCCACAAATTAAGGATACCGGCAAGAATCATTCTGGGTGGCGTATCTTTGATGTTAGTTATTTATCTACCGGACAATTTAATATCCGTGGCTGGTTGTTGCTCCCCGAGTCTGGCGTGTTTAAGCGGGGGTTTATTATTGGGCATGGCTATGGTGGCCGCGATACACCGGATTTTCATCTTCCCTTTAAAGATGCCGCGTTACTGTTTCCTTGCTCTCGCGGTTTATCTTTAAGCAGTCATAAATCTATTTCTACTGATCCTAAATGGCATGTTTTACATAATATTGACACATTAAACCAATATATTATCGGTGGGTGTGTTGAGGATATATGGTTAGGCGTCAGCGCAATATTGCGCTTATTTCCCCAATTATCAGGACACCTGGGTTATTTAGGTATTAGCTTTAGTGGTGGTATTGGCGCTCTGGCTTTAGCTTATGAGCAACGTATTGCCAGGGGTCATTTTAATGTACCGACTTTTGGACATCATCCGTTGCGCTTGCGTCTGCCCACTATTGGTAGTGCGTTAAGTCAGCAACAGTTTTACTGTATGCATAAAAAACAGACGCTAAAAGTGTTAGGTTATTACGATGCCGCAACTGCAGCAAAACGCATTAGAATGCCGGTGCATTATGCTTGTGCACTTTATGATCCTTGCGTGGCACCGCCTGGCCAATTTACTATTTATAATGCCACTCATAAATACAAACGTTTATTTGTTTTGAATGCTGGTCATTTTGACTATCCTGAGCGTGAACAACAGGAACAACAATTACTGCAGGAAATAGATGATTTTTTTAAACCACTTGATAAACCAAACTGA
- a CDS encoding MarC family protein, giving the protein MWQLLLPNVVGLWVVIDPIGTIPVFISVTKNLSPKHRRKTAIKAVAFAALILLFFLCVGQILLEALDIPLVSFQITGGIILFLFALTMIFGDSKPQQEEQLEIEAGKDCAVFPLAMPSIASPGAMLAVVVLTDNNRYDLYSQMVTASAMMIVLLATLILLLSAGWILRIIGKSGAGIISRVMGLILATVATEYILSGLKLYFQSV; this is encoded by the coding sequence ATGTGGCAACTTCTTCTTCCAAACGTAGTCGGTCTTTGGGTGGTAATAGATCCTATCGGCACCATTCCAGTTTTTATTTCGGTAACAAAAAATTTATCCCCGAAACATCGTAGAAAAACCGCCATAAAAGCCGTTGCATTTGCAGCCTTGATTTTGTTATTTTTTTTATGTGTAGGACAGATATTACTGGAAGCTTTAGATATTCCGCTGGTTTCTTTCCAAATTACTGGTGGAATCATCTTGTTTTTGTTTGCCCTGACCATGATCTTCGGAGATTCCAAGCCGCAACAAGAAGAGCAATTGGAAATTGAAGCAGGGAAGGATTGTGCTGTATTTCCTTTGGCCATGCCTTCCATTGCTTCGCCAGGAGCCATGCTTGCCGTTGTGGTATTGACGGATAATAACCGATATGACCTGTACAGTCAGATGGTTACCGCTTCGGCGATGATGATAGTGTTATTGGCTACCTTGATATTGTTGCTGAGTGCGGGCTGGATTTTACGCATTATTGGTAAGTCAGGAGCTGGTATCATAAGTCGAGTGATGGGGCTGATACTGGCTACTGTGGCGACAGAATACATTTTATCAGGATTGAAACTCTATTTTCAGTCAGTATAA
- a CDS encoding DUF3124 domain-containing protein, with protein MRASASPSPVHTIFVSLLCSFILTACDDWTLENEVLQPNNTDDSSFFYLLKENNLSLTQEKTVYVPVYSDIFVSGGGKLNLAITLSIRNTDFKYPLIVNNVNYYNTAGKLIENYLKVPYLLEPMASTHFFVSQADARGGIGANFIVKWSANKLANKPVVEAVMAGSTGTQGMSFMSTGREIEDNEQASFAPKSE; from the coding sequence ATGAGAGCAAGTGCTAGTCCTAGTCCTGTGCATACAATATTTGTATCTTTGCTATGCAGTTTTATTTTAACGGCTTGTGATGATTGGACGCTGGAAAATGAGGTTTTACAGCCCAACAATACGGATGATAGCTCTTTTTTTTATTTGTTAAAAGAAAATAATCTTTCATTAACTCAAGAAAAGACTGTTTATGTTCCTGTTTATTCAGATATTTTTGTATCGGGAGGGGGTAAGCTGAATCTGGCGATTACCTTGAGTATCCGTAATACGGATTTTAAATACCCGCTGATTGTTAATAATGTAAATTATTACAATACCGCTGGAAAATTAATCGAAAATTACCTGAAAGTACCGTATCTTTTAGAACCCATGGCATCGACACATTTTTTTGTTAGTCAGGCTGATGCACGCGGCGGGATAGGCGCTAACTTTATTGTAAAATGGTCGGCAAACAAACTCGCCAATAAACCGGTTGTTGAAGCTGTTATGGCTGGCTCTACGGGAACACAGGGAATGTCTTTTATGAGCACTGGGCGAGAAATAGAAGATAACGAGCAAGCCTCATTTGCCCCTAAAAGCGAATGA
- a CDS encoding glutathione S-transferase produces the protein MTKKRQHLAPDRAILYSFRRCPYAIRARMALKYSGIKVYLREIELKNKPAEMLQSSAKGTVPVLLLGNGTIIDESRDIMHWALEQNDPYAWLPKENADASGLIYSLLDDNDFIFKNWLDRYKYADQHPEQSAEYYRSQGEQFLTLLEHRLGQHHFLMGDNVSMADIGIFPFIRQFALVDRDWFYLSPYHNLQAWLDHFIQCQLFMSVMEKYSPWTESSEPLIF, from the coding sequence ATGACTAAAAAACGTCAACACCTAGCTCCAGATCGAGCAATACTGTATTCCTTTCGTCGCTGCCCCTATGCGATTCGTGCTCGTATGGCACTAAAATATAGCGGAATTAAAGTATACCTACGTGAAATCGAATTAAAAAACAAGCCTGCGGAAATGTTACAAAGCTCCGCAAAAGGGACTGTTCCAGTGTTGCTGCTAGGCAATGGAACTATCATTGATGAAAGTCGCGATATTATGCATTGGGCATTAGAACAAAATGATCCCTACGCATGGCTGCCTAAAGAAAATGCTGATGCCTCAGGTCTAATTTATAGCCTGTTAGATGACAATGACTTCATCTTTAAAAACTGGCTAGACCGTTACAAATACGCAGATCAGCACCCGGAACAATCTGCTGAATATTACCGGAGTCAGGGAGAGCAGTTTCTCACTTTATTAGAACATCGGCTTGGTCAGCATCATTTTTTGATGGGTGATAACGTTTCCATGGCTGACATAGGCATTTTCCCTTTTATTCGCCAGTTTGCTTTGGTTGATAGAGACTGGTTCTACCTGTCGCCTTATCATAATTTACAAGCCTGGCTGGATCATTTTATCCAGTGTCAGCTATTTATGAGTGTTATGGAGAAATATTCCCCATGGACAGAATCATCAGAACCATTGATTTTTTAG
- the gatB gene encoding Asp-tRNA(Asn)/Glu-tRNA(Gln) amidotransferase subunit GatB, with translation MQWETVIGLEIHAQLATKSKIFSGASTAYGAEPNTQACAVDLGFPGVLPVLNKEAVRMAVKFGMAIEAEIADYSVFARKNYFYPDLPKGYQISQMDHPIVGIGHMDIQVDGKTKRVGVTRAHLEEDAGKSLHEDFHGLTGIDLNRAGTPLLEIVSEPDMRSAKDAVAYMRKIHELVQYLDICDGNMQEGSFRCDANVSVRRVGQEEYGTRTELKNINSFKFVEKAINIEVERQIDIIEAGGKITQETRLYDADKNETRSMRSKEEANDYRYFPDPDLLPVFISKELRAEVKAELPELPQRKRERFIADYKLDAETATNLSSSKDLANYFEDLVKESGCDAKICSNWVTSDLLGALNKQGLEISQSPVAYKRMAGLLKRIADNTISGKIAKRVFEAMWTSDDNADTIIEAQGLKQITDSGAIEAIIDKIIADNPGQVEQYLSGKDKVFGFFVGQTMQASKGKANPGEVNKILQAKLKR, from the coding sequence ATGCAATGGGAAACTGTTATCGGGCTGGAAATACATGCCCAACTGGCAACAAAATCAAAAATATTTTCGGGTGCATCGACTGCCTACGGTGCTGAACCAAATACGCAAGCCTGTGCCGTTGATTTAGGCTTTCCAGGCGTATTACCTGTATTGAATAAGGAAGCCGTGCGTATGGCGGTCAAATTTGGCATGGCAATTGAAGCTGAAATTGCCGACTACTCAGTGTTTGCCAGAAAAAATTACTTCTACCCGGATTTACCCAAAGGCTACCAAATCAGCCAGATGGATCACCCTATCGTCGGTATCGGTCACATGGACATTCAGGTCGATGGCAAAACTAAACGCGTGGGTGTCACGCGTGCGCATTTAGAAGAGGATGCGGGAAAGTCATTACATGAAGACTTTCATGGCTTAACAGGCATCGACTTGAACCGTGCGGGCACCCCTTTACTAGAAATTGTATCAGAACCTGATATGCGCTCTGCCAAAGATGCAGTTGCTTATATGCGCAAAATTCACGAACTGGTGCAATATCTGGATATTTGTGATGGTAATATGCAGGAAGGCTCATTCCGCTGTGATGCCAATGTCTCAGTGCGCCGAGTAGGCCAGGAAGAATATGGTACACGTACCGAGCTGAAAAATATTAACTCCTTCAAATTTGTGGAAAAAGCCATTAATATCGAAGTTGAACGTCAGATTGATATTATTGAAGCCGGAGGAAAAATTACACAGGAAACGCGCCTGTATGATGCGGATAAAAATGAAACACGCTCCATGCGCAGCAAGGAAGAAGCAAACGATTACCGTTACTTCCCTGATCCTGACTTATTACCAGTATTTATCAGTAAAGAGTTGCGTGCGGAGGTCAAAGCAGAATTACCTGAATTACCTCAGCGTAAAAGAGAACGTTTTATAGCAGACTATAAGTTAGACGCTGAAACTGCAACAAACTTATCCAGCTCCAAAGACCTGGCGAATTACTTTGAGGATTTAGTCAAGGAGTCCGGCTGCGATGCAAAAATATGCAGCAACTGGGTGACGAGTGACCTATTAGGCGCACTCAATAAGCAAGGACTGGAGATTAGCCAGTCACCTGTTGCATATAAACGTATGGCAGGCCTATTGAAGCGTATTGCCGACAATACCATCTCTGGTAAAATTGCCAAGCGGGTATTTGAAGCTATGTGGACCAGTGACGATAATGCCGATACCATTATTGAAGCACAAGGTCTAAAACAAATCACTGATAGCGGAGCGATTGAAGCGATTATTGATAAAATAATCGCCGATAATCCTGGGCAGGTTGAGCAATATTTAAGCGGCAAAGATAAAGTGTTTGGCTTTTTTGTCGGACAAACCATGCAAGCTTCAAAGGGTAAAGCAAACCCTGGTGAAGTTAATAAGATTCTCCAGGCAAAGCTGAAACGTTAA
- the gatA gene encoding Asp-tRNA(Asn)/Glu-tRNA(Gln) amidotransferase subunit GatA produces the protein MHTNTIAQLVKGLQAGDYSSTELTRTYLDRIKQHQNLNSFISITEAQALSTAQQADIALSKGNAPLLTGVPIAHKDIFCTQGIKTSCGSKMLDNFIAPYNATVVEKLNAAGTVTLGKLNMDEFAMGSSNETSFYGAVHNPWATNTVPGGSSGGSAAAIAARLIPGATGTDTGGSIRQPAALCGITGLKPTYGRVSRYGMIAYASSLDQGGPMTQTAEDAALMLQAMAGFDPKDSTSVELEVPDYSAGLNNSLAGLKIGLPKEFFDAALNSDMGTVIETAINEYKKMGAEVIEVSMPNLKLAIPAYYVIAPAECSANLSRMDGVRFGYRCANPVDLSDLYIRSRGEGFGTEVKRRILVGTYALSEGYYDAYYIKAQKIRRLISDDFNKALEQVDVIMGPVSPTPAFGIGEKTSDPIEMYLADIYTIAINLAGLPAMSIPAGFIENKPVGLQIIGNYFAEAKLLNVAHQYQQVTDWHQHTPQGFA, from the coding sequence ATGCACACTAACACTATTGCACAACTGGTTAAGGGATTACAAGCCGGGGACTATTCCAGTACAGAACTAACCCGGACCTATCTTGACCGTATCAAGCAGCACCAAAACCTGAATAGCTTTATAAGCATTACAGAAGCACAGGCTCTTTCGACTGCGCAGCAAGCTGATATAGCGCTTTCAAAAGGTAACGCACCGTTGCTAACAGGGGTACCCATCGCTCATAAAGATATATTTTGCACCCAGGGCATAAAAACCAGTTGTGGTTCAAAAATGCTGGATAATTTTATTGCGCCCTATAATGCTACCGTTGTAGAAAAACTTAATGCGGCTGGCACTGTGACTCTGGGTAAATTAAATATGGACGAATTCGCCATGGGCTCGTCCAATGAAACCAGTTTTTATGGTGCAGTACACAACCCCTGGGCAACTAATACGGTACCCGGCGGTTCATCCGGCGGTTCTGCCGCTGCTATTGCCGCACGTTTAATTCCCGGAGCAACTGGAACAGATACCGGCGGTTCTATTCGCCAGCCTGCTGCTCTCTGCGGTATTACCGGTTTAAAGCCTACTTATGGGCGTGTTTCACGCTATGGCATGATTGCTTATGCATCCAGCCTGGATCAAGGCGGCCCAATGACCCAAACTGCCGAAGATGCAGCTTTAATGCTCCAGGCGATGGCAGGATTTGATCCCAAAGATTCAACTAGCGTTGAACTCGAAGTTCCCGATTATAGTGCAGGCCTAAACAATAGCCTTGCAGGTTTAAAAATTGGTCTACCTAAAGAATTCTTCGATGCCGCATTAAACAGCGATATGGGCACCGTTATTGAAACAGCGATTAATGAATATAAAAAAATGGGCGCGGAAGTCATCGAAGTTTCCATGCCTAATTTAAAGCTCGCTATTCCAGCTTATTATGTCATTGCCCCCGCGGAATGTTCAGCAAACCTTTCGCGTATGGATGGCGTGCGTTTTGGCTATCGTTGCGCTAATCCAGTAGACCTGAGCGACCTGTATATTCGCTCAAGGGGCGAAGGCTTTGGCACAGAAGTAAAACGCCGTATTCTAGTAGGCACCTATGCTTTATCTGAAGGTTATTACGATGCCTATTACATCAAGGCACAAAAAATTCGTCGCTTAATCAGTGATGATTTTAATAAAGCACTGGAACAAGTCGATGTCATTATGGGCCCTGTCTCCCCTACTCCGGCATTTGGTATCGGTGAAAAAACCAGTGATCCTATCGAAATGTATCTGGCGGATATCTATACCATTGCCATTAATCTGGCTGGCTTGCCTGCCATGTCTATTCCTGCAGGCTTTATAGAGAATAAACCAGTAGGCTTACAGATTATTGGCAATTACTTTGCCGAAGCAAAACTGCTCAATGTGGCACACCAATATCAGCAAGTCACCGACTGGCATCAACACACACCGCAAGGATTTGCGTAA
- the gatC gene encoding Asp-tRNA(Asn)/Glu-tRNA(Gln) amidotransferase subunit GatC, with the protein MSLTADDVNKIAYLARLGIDTQDTESYAKDLSGMLDLVAQMGTINTDNVAPMAHPLDQAQRLRTDQVSEINQREAFQAIAPQVEANLYLVPKVIE; encoded by the coding sequence ATGTCGTTAACAGCTGATGATGTTAATAAAATTGCCTATTTAGCACGCCTGGGAATTGATACCCAGGACACCGAGTCCTATGCCAAAGATTTATCAGGTATGTTAGATTTAGTTGCCCAGATGGGCACTATCAACACCGATAACGTCGCACCTATGGCGCACCCTCTTGATCAGGCACAACGTTTACGTACTGATCAAGTCAGCGAAATCAATCAACGAGAAGCTTTTCAGGCTATTGCCCCGCAAGTTGAAGCAAACCTGTATCTTGTTCCCAAAGTTATCGAATAA